From a region of the Thiorhodovibrio winogradskyi genome:
- the tuf gene encoding elongation factor Tu: MSKEKFERKKPHVNVGTIGHVDHGKTTLTAAITVTQAKKFGGEARAYDQIDNAPEERERGITIATAHVEYETEKRHYAHVDCPGHADYVKNMITGAAQMDGAILVVSAADGPMPQTREHILLSRQVGVPYIVVYLNKADMVDDAELLELVEMEVRELLDSYDFPGDDTPIVTGSALKALEGDESEIGTQSIAKLMDALDSYIPEPERAIDGAFLMPIEDVFSISGRGTVVTGRVERGIVKVGEEVEIVGIKDTIKTTCTGVEMFRKLLDQGQAGDNIGALLRGTKRDDVERGQVLAKPGSITPHTHFEAEVYVLSKEEGGRHTPFFNGYRPQFYFRTTDVTGACELPEGVEMVMPGDNVKMVIKLIAPIAMEDGLRFAVREGGRTVGAGVVAKIIE; encoded by the coding sequence ATGTCCAAAGAAAAGTTCGAACGCAAGAAGCCGCACGTCAACGTGGGGACCATTGGCCATGTAGACCATGGCAAGACCACCCTAACGGCGGCCATCACCGTCACCCAGGCGAAGAAATTCGGTGGTGAAGCGCGCGCCTACGACCAGATCGACAACGCCCCCGAAGAGCGCGAGCGTGGCATCACCATTGCCACTGCCCACGTCGAATACGAAACCGAGAAGCGTCACTACGCCCACGTCGACTGCCCCGGTCATGCTGACTACGTCAAGAACATGATCACTGGCGCGGCGCAAATGGACGGCGCCATCCTCGTCGTCTCTGCCGCTGACGGTCCCATGCCGCAAACGCGCGAACATATCCTGCTCTCGCGCCAGGTTGGCGTCCCCTACATCGTCGTCTACCTCAACAAAGCCGACATGGTCGACGACGCCGAGCTGCTTGAACTTGTGGAAATGGAAGTCCGTGAACTGCTTGACAGCTACGACTTCCCTGGCGACGACACCCCCATTGTCACCGGTTCCGCGCTCAAAGCGCTCGAAGGAGACGAAAGCGAGATTGGCACCCAGAGCATCGCCAAGCTCATGGACGCGCTCGACAGCTACATCCCTGAGCCTGAGCGCGCCATCGACGGCGCTTTTCTGATGCCCATTGAAGACGTCTTCTCCATCTCCGGGCGCGGCACCGTCGTGACTGGCCGAGTGGAGCGCGGCATTGTCAAAGTGGGAGAAGAAGTCGAAATCGTCGGCATCAAAGACACCATCAAGACCACTTGCACGGGTGTTGAAATGTTCCGCAAACTGCTTGACCAAGGTCAAGCGGGCGACAACATTGGCGCCCTGCTGCGTGGCACCAAGCGCGATGACGTCGAGCGCGGTCAAGTGTTGGCCAAGCCTGGCAGCATCACCCCGCACACCCACTTTGAAGCAGAAGTCTATGTTCTGAGCAAGGAAGAAGGTGGACGTCACACCCCCTTCTTCAACGGCTACCGGCCGCAGTTCTACTTCCGCACCACCGACGTCACCGGTGCCTGCGAACTGCCCGAGGGAGTGGAGATGGTGATGCCTGGAGACAACGTCAAAATGGTCATCAAGCTCATCGCCCCCATCGCCATGGAAGACGGGCTGCGTTTCGCGGTGCGCGAAGGCGGCCGAACCGTCGGCGCCGGCGTGGTCGCGAAGATCATCGAGTAG
- the secE gene encoding preprotein translocase subunit SecE, translating into MNARAETGASKMDTPKLAVAVILLVAGIWGFYFFANYSLLLRVIILLAIAAGAVAIALTSGPGRKLWRFASDSRMEVRRVIWPTRQETMQTTLVVIVMVLILGILLWLFDTLLMSILRLLTGTGG; encoded by the coding sequence ATGAATGCACGAGCCGAGACAGGCGCGTCCAAAATGGATACGCCGAAGCTGGCAGTTGCGGTGATCCTTCTGGTTGCCGGCATCTGGGGCTTCTATTTTTTCGCGAACTATTCCCTGCTGTTACGTGTCATCATCCTGCTGGCCATTGCAGCGGGAGCGGTGGCAATCGCGTTGACTTCCGGACCAGGGCGCAAGCTCTGGCGTTTCGCGTCCGACTCGCGCATGGAAGTGCGGCGGGTCATCTGGCCGACACGACAGGAGACCATGCAAACAACCTTGGTGGTCATAGTCATGGTCCTTATTCTCGGCATTCTTCTGTGGCTGTTCGACACCCTCTTGATGTCGATTCTGCGTCTGCTCACCGGGACTGGGGGCTGA
- the nusG gene encoding transcription termination/antitermination protein NusG: MAMRWYVIHAFSGFEAQVRRSLLDRIKREGKETFFGDILVPTEEVVEIRGGQQRKSERKFFPGYVLIQMEMTDETWHLVKDVPKVMGFIGGQGDRPAPIPDSQAEAILQRVQEGVEKPRPKVLYEPGEVVRVVDGPFTDFNGVVEEVDYDKSRVKVSVLIFGRSTPVDLEFGQIEKG, encoded by the coding sequence ATGGCGATGCGCTGGTATGTGATCCACGCGTTCTCGGGTTTCGAGGCGCAGGTCCGTCGCTCGCTGCTCGACCGCATCAAACGGGAAGGCAAAGAGACCTTTTTCGGCGACATCCTGGTTCCGACGGAAGAGGTCGTTGAGATTCGTGGTGGGCAGCAGCGCAAAAGCGAGCGCAAGTTTTTTCCTGGCTATGTTCTTATCCAAATGGAGATGACCGATGAGACCTGGCACCTGGTCAAGGATGTGCCTAAGGTCATGGGGTTCATCGGCGGACAGGGTGATCGACCAGCTCCCATTCCAGATTCTCAAGCCGAGGCTATTCTGCAGCGTGTACAGGAGGGTGTTGAGAAGCCCAGACCCAAGGTGCTCTACGAGCCAGGTGAAGTGGTGCGGGTGGTCGACGGTCCCTTTACCGACTTTAACGGAGTGGTCGAGGAAGTTGACTACGATAAGAGTCGGGTAAAAGTCTCGGTGCTCATCTTTGGCCGGTCGACGCCCGTCGATCTGGAGTTCGGTCAAATCGAAAAAGGATGA
- the rplK gene encoding 50S ribosomal protein L11, with product MAKKISAYIKLQVKAGEANPSPPVGPALGQHGVNIMEFCKAFNARTQELEKGLPTPVVITVYSDRSFTFITKTPPASILLKKAAGIDKGSPIPNLNKVGTVSRAQLEEIANTKMPDLNAADLDAAVRTIAGSARAMGLNVEGVE from the coding sequence ATGGCAAAAAAGATATCTGCCTACATCAAACTGCAGGTGAAGGCGGGAGAGGCAAATCCGAGTCCTCCGGTTGGCCCAGCTCTGGGTCAGCATGGTGTGAATATCATGGAGTTCTGCAAAGCCTTTAATGCTAGAACGCAGGAACTCGAAAAGGGTCTTCCAACCCCCGTGGTGATCACCGTCTATTCCGACCGCAGTTTCACCTTTATCACCAAGACGCCCCCGGCGTCCATCTTGCTGAAAAAAGCCGCTGGCATCGACAAAGGCAGCCCTATCCCAAACTTGAACAAGGTCGGGACCGTCAGTCGGGCGCAGCTTGAGGAAATCGCCAATACCAAGATGCCCGACCTGAATGCCGCTGATCTGGACGCGGCTGTGCGCACCATCGCTGGCAGCGCCAGAGCCATGGGTCTGAATGTGGAGGGTGTCGAGTAA
- the rplA gene encoding 50S ribosomal protein L1, with protein MAKSSKRARMIAEKVEQGRIYEAVEAFSLLKEISAVKFRENIDVSVNLGVDPRKSDQVVRGSALLPHGIGKVVRVAVFTQGANAEAATAAGADRVGMDDLAEDMKAGNLNYDVVIASPDAMRVVGQLGKLLGPRGLMPNPKVGTVTANVAEAVENAKAGQVRFRTDKAGIIHCPLGKIDFESDKLKENLEALLTNLMKIKPSAAKGIYMKKVTVSSTMGPGLTIDHSALSF; from the coding sequence ATGGCCAAGTCAAGCAAACGCGCGCGCATGATCGCGGAGAAGGTTGAGCAGGGTCGAATCTACGAGGCCGTGGAAGCCTTTTCCCTGCTCAAGGAGATCTCGGCGGTCAAGTTCCGCGAGAACATTGATGTCTCAGTCAATCTTGGCGTTGATCCGCGTAAGTCCGACCAGGTCGTGCGTGGCTCCGCACTCTTGCCGCATGGCATCGGTAAGGTGGTGCGGGTAGCGGTCTTTACCCAAGGTGCCAATGCCGAGGCTGCCACCGCAGCCGGTGCCGACCGTGTTGGCATGGATGACCTCGCCGAGGACATGAAAGCCGGCAATCTTAACTATGACGTGGTCATCGCGTCACCGGACGCCATGCGGGTGGTCGGCCAGCTTGGGAAGTTGCTTGGTCCACGCGGACTCATGCCTAATCCTAAGGTTGGGACCGTCACGGCGAATGTGGCCGAGGCGGTTGAAAACGCCAAGGCTGGGCAGGTTCGCTTCCGGACCGATAAGGCAGGTATTATCCATTGCCCGCTCGGAAAGATTGACTTCGAGTCGGACAAGCTCAAGGAAAATCTCGAAGCGCTGCTCACCAATCTGATGAAGATCAAGCCGAGCGCCGCCAAGGGCATTTACATGAAAAAGGTCACGGTGTCCTCAACCATGGGACCTGGTCTGACCATTGATCACAGTGCGCTGAGCTTCTGA
- the rplJ gene encoding 50S ribosomal protein L10 — MALTFAQKETVVAEVAEVAKTAYSAIGAEYRGLTVEEMTALRVEARKAGVYVRVVKNTLAKRALADTEFACMSDALRGPLLLAFGREDPGSVARIAESFAKEHDKFQVKLIAISGKLLEPAQLSTLAKMPTYDEAISLLMAVMKAPVQKLAATINEVPGKLVRTLAAVRDAKEAA; from the coding sequence GTGGCGCTGACGTTCGCCCAGAAAGAGACAGTCGTTGCCGAAGTCGCGGAAGTCGCGAAAACTGCCTATTCGGCGATAGGCGCCGAGTATCGGGGCTTGACGGTAGAGGAAATGACCGCGCTGCGCGTCGAGGCACGCAAAGCGGGTGTTTATGTTCGGGTCGTCAAGAATACGCTCGCCAAGCGCGCGTTGGCCGATACCGAGTTCGCCTGTATGAGCGATGCGCTGCGCGGGCCCTTGTTGCTCGCCTTTGGCCGGGAAGATCCTGGCTCGGTTGCTCGCATTGCCGAATCTTTCGCGAAAGAGCATGACAAATTCCAGGTTAAGCTGATTGCGATCTCCGGCAAGCTGCTGGAACCTGCGCAGCTGTCAACACTGGCCAAGATGCCGACCTACGACGAGGCGATTAGCCTGTTGATGGCGGTGATGAAGGCGCCAGTGCAAAAACTCGCGGCAACGATCAACGAGGTGCCCGGCAAGCTGGTACGCACCTTGGCGGCGGTTCGCGATGCCAAAGAAGCAGCCTGA
- the rplL gene encoding 50S ribosomal protein L7/L12, protein MALTNEEILEAIAEKSVMDIVDLIEKMEEKFGVTAAAAVAAAPAAGGGADAAPVEEQTEFDVILTSFGSNKVGVIKVVRAITGLGLKEAKDAVEGAPTTVKEAVSKADAEDTKKQLEEAGASVEIK, encoded by the coding sequence ATGGCTTTAACAAACGAAGAAATCCTTGAAGCCATCGCCGAAAAGTCGGTGATGGACATCGTCGATCTGATCGAGAAGATGGAAGAAAAATTTGGCGTCACCGCGGCAGCGGCCGTTGCCGCGGCGCCAGCCGCGGGCGGCGGAGCCGATGCCGCTCCGGTTGAGGAGCAGACTGAGTTCGACGTTATCCTGACGTCTTTTGGCTCCAACAAAGTTGGTGTCATCAAGGTGGTGCGAGCGATCACCGGCTTGGGCTTGAAAGAAGCCAAGGACGCGGTGGAAGGTGCGCCAACGACTGTAAAAGAAGCGGTTTCGAAAGCCGACGCAGAGGATACCAAGAAGCAACTCGAAGAGGCCGGTGCTTCTGTCGAAATCAAATAA